One genomic segment of Fusobacterium nucleatum includes these proteins:
- the kamE gene encoding lysine 5,6-aminomutase subunit beta, whose protein sequence is MSSGLYSTEKRDFDTTLDLTQIRPYGDTMNDGKVQMSFTLPVACNEKGIEAALQLARKMGFVNPAVAFSEALDKEFSFYVVYGATSFSVDYTAIKVQALEIDTMDMHECEKYIEENFGREVVMVGASTGTDAHTVGIDAIMNMKGYAGHYGLERYKGVRAYNLGSQVPNEEFIKKAIELKADALLVSQTVTQKDVHIENLTNLVELLEAEGLRDKIILIAGGARITNDLAKELGYDAGFGPGKYADDVATFILKEMVERGMNK, encoded by the coding sequence ATGAGCTCAGGATTATATTCAACAGAAAAAAGAGATTTTGATACAACACTTGATTTGACACAAATTAGACCTTATGGAGATACAATGAATGATGGTAAAGTTCAAATGAGTTTTACTTTACCAGTTGCTTGTAATGAAAAAGGAATAGAAGCAGCTTTACAACTTGCAAGAAAAATGGGATTTGTTAATCCAGCAGTAGCTTTTTCAGAAGCACTTGATAAAGAATTTTCTTTCTATGTAGTATATGGGGCAACTTCTTTTAGTGTAGATTATACTGCTATAAAAGTACAAGCTCTAGAAATAGATACTATGGATATGCATGAATGTGAAAAATATATAGAAGAAAATTTTGGAAGAGAAGTTGTAATGGTAGGAGCAAGTACAGGAACAGATGCTCATACAGTTGGAATTGATGCCATTATGAATATGAAAGGTTATGCAGGACACTATGGACTAGAAAGATATAAGGGAGTAAGAGCTTATAACCTTGGAAGCCAAGTTCCTAATGAAGAATTTATTAAAAAGGCAATAGAATTAAAAGCAGATGCATTATTAGTATCTCAAACTGTAACACAAAAAGATGTACATATAGAAAATTTAACTAACTTAGTTGAATTATTGGAAGCAGAAGGTTTAAGAGATAAAATAATTTTAATTGCAGGTGGAGCAAGAATAACTAATGATTTAGCAAAAGAACTAGGATACGATGCAGGATTTGGACCAGGGAAATATGCAGATGATGTTGCAACATTTATCTTAAAAGAAATGGTTGAAAGAGGTATGAATAAATAA
- a CDS encoding histidine triad nucleotide-binding protein, whose amino-acid sequence MATLFTKIINKEIPANIVYEDDDVIAFKDIAPVAPVHVLVVPKKEIPTINDITDEDALLIGKVYRVIGKLAKEFGIDKDGYRVVSNCNEHGGQTVFHIHFHLIGGEKLGTMV is encoded by the coding sequence ATGGCTACATTATTTACAAAAATTATTAATAAAGAAATTCCTGCAAATATAGTATATGAAGATGATGATGTAATAGCTTTTAAAGATATTGCACCAGTGGCACCAGTTCATGTACTTGTTGTACCAAAAAAAGAAATTCCTACAATTAATGATATTACTGATGAAGATGCTTTACTAATAGGAAAAGTATACAGAGTGATAGGGAAATTAGCTAAGGAATTTGGAATAGACAAAGATGGATATAGGGTTGTATCAAATTGTAATGAACATGGGGGACAAACAGTATTCCATATTCATTTCCATTTAATAGGTGGAGAAAAATTAGGAACTATGGTTTAG
- the kce gene encoding 3-keto-5-aminohexanoate cleavage protein, with protein MEKLIITAAICGAEVTKEHNPAVPYTVEEIAREAESAYKAGASIIHLHVREDDGTPTQDKERFRKCIEAIREKCPDVIIQPSTGGAVGMTDLERLQPTELHPEMATLDCGTCNFGGDEIFVNTENTIKNFGKILIERGVKPEIEVFDKGMVDYAIRYQKQGFIQKPMHFDFVLGVQMSASARDLVFMSESIPEGSTWTVAGVGRHQFQMAALAIVMGGHVRVGFEDNVYIDKGVLAKSNGELVERVVRMAKELGREIATPDEARQILSLKK; from the coding sequence GTGGAAAAATTAATAATAACTGCTGCTATATGTGGAGCAGAAGTAACAAAAGAACATAATCCTGCTGTTCCTTATACTGTTGAAGAAATTGCAAGAGAAGCTGAGTCAGCATACAAAGCAGGAGCAAGTATAATCCATTTACATGTAAGAGAAGATGATGGAACTCCAACTCAAGATAAAGAAAGATTTAGAAAATGTATAGAAGCAATAAGAGAAAAATGTCCAGATGTAATAATTCAACCATCTACTGGTGGAGCAGTGGGAATGACTGATTTAGAAAGATTACAACCCACTGAATTACATCCAGAAATGGCAACTCTTGATTGTGGAACATGTAACTTTGGTGGAGATGAAATTTTTGTAAACACTGAAAATACGATTAAAAATTTTGGTAAAATTCTTATAGAAAGAGGAGTTAAACCTGAAATAGAAGTTTTTGATAAAGGTATGGTTGATTATGCTATAAGATATCAAAAACAAGGATTTATCCAAAAACCTATGCACTTTGACTTTGTATTAGGTGTGCAAATGTCAGCTTCTGCAAGAGATTTAGTATTTATGTCAGAAAGTATACCAGAAGGTTCAACTTGGACAGTTGCAGGAGTGGGAAGACATCAATTTCAAATGGCAGCCCTAGCAATAGTTATGGGAGGTCATGTAAGAGTTGGTTTTGAAGATAATGTATATATAGACAAAGGAGTCTTAGCAAAATCAAATGGAGAACTTGTAGAAAGAGTTGTAAGAATGGCAAAAGAGCTAGGAAGAGAAATTGCAACTCCTGATGAAGCAAGACAAATATTAAGTTTAAAAAAATAA
- the kamD gene encoding lysine 5,6-aminomutase subunit alpha, whose amino-acid sequence MAKLDLDWGLVKEARESAKKIAADSQVFIDAHSTVTVERTICRLLGIDGVDEFGVPLPNVVVDFIKDNGNISLGVAKYIGNAMIETKLQPQEIAEKIAKKELDITKMQWHDDFDIKLALKDITHATVERIKANRKAREDYLEQFGGDKKGPYIYVIVATGNIYEDVTQAVAAARQGADVVAVIRTTGQSLLDFVPFGATTEGFGGTMATQENFRIMRKALDDVGVELGRYIRLCNYCSGLCMPEIAAMGALERLDMMLNDALYGILFRDINMKRTLVDQFFSRIINGFAGVIINTGEDNYLTTADAIEEAHTVLASQFINEQFALVAGLPEEQMGLGHAFEMEPGTENGFLLELAQAEMAREIFPKAPLKYMPPTKFMTGNIFKGHIQDALFNIVTITTGQKVHLLGMLTEAIHTPFMSDRALSIENAKYIFNNLKDFGNDIEFKKGGIMNTRAQEVLKKAADLLKTIETMGIFKTIEKGVFGGVRRPIDGGKGLAGVFEKDSTYFNPFIPLMLGGDR is encoded by the coding sequence ATGGCAAAATTGGATCTTGATTGGGGACTTGTTAAAGAAGCTCGTGAATCTGCAAAAAAGATAGCAGCTGACTCTCAAGTTTTCATAGATGCACATAGTACAGTTACAGTTGAAAGAACAATTTGTAGATTATTAGGTATAGATGGGGTTGATGAGTTTGGAGTTCCATTACCAAATGTAGTTGTAGATTTTATAAAAGATAATGGAAATATTAGTTTAGGAGTTGCAAAATATATTGGGAATGCAATGATAGAAACTAAACTTCAACCACAAGAAATAGCAGAAAAAATTGCTAAAAAAGAATTAGATATAACAAAAATGCAATGGCATGATGATTTTGACATAAAATTAGCTTTAAAAGATATAACTCATGCAACAGTTGAAAGAATAAAAGCTAATAGAAAAGCAAGAGAAGATTATTTAGAACAATTTGGTGGAGATAAAAAAGGCCCTTATATATATGTAATAGTTGCAACAGGAAATATCTATGAAGATGTTACTCAAGCAGTTGCAGCAGCAAGACAAGGTGCCGATGTTGTTGCAGTTATAAGAACAACAGGACAATCTCTACTAGACTTCGTACCTTTTGGAGCAACAACAGAAGGTTTCGGAGGAACAATGGCAACACAAGAAAATTTCAGAATAATGAGAAAAGCTCTTGATGATGTTGGAGTTGAATTAGGTAGATATATAAGATTATGTAATTATTGTTCTGGACTTTGTATGCCTGAAATAGCAGCAATGGGAGCATTAGAAAGATTGGACATGATGCTTAATGATGCACTATATGGAATACTATTCAGAGATATAAATATGAAAAGAACATTAGTTGACCAATTTTTCTCAAGAATAATAAATGGTTTCGCTGGGGTTATAATAAATACGGGAGAAGATAACTATTTAACAACAGCTGATGCCATAGAAGAAGCTCATACAGTTTTAGCCTCTCAATTTATCAATGAACAATTTGCATTGGTAGCTGGATTGCCAGAAGAACAAATGGGACTTGGACATGCTTTTGAAATGGAACCAGGAACAGAAAATGGTTTCTTATTAGAACTTGCTCAAGCTGAAATGGCAAGAGAAATATTTCCTAAAGCACCTTTAAAATATATGCCTCCTACTAAATTTATGACAGGAAACATATTTAAAGGTCATATACAAGATGCATTATTTAATATAGTAACAATAACAACAGGACAAAAAGTCCATTTATTAGGAATGCTTACAGAAGCTATCCACACACCTTTTATGTCAGATAGAGCATTATCAATAGAAAATGCAAAATATATTTTCAATAATTTAAAAGATTTTGGAAATGATATAGAATTTAAAAAAGGTGGAATAATGAATACAAGAGCTCAAGAAGTTCTTAAAAAAGCGGCCGATTTATTAAAAACAATAGAAACAATGGGTATTTTTAAGACAATAGAAAAAGGAGTATTTGGTGGTGTAAGAAGACCTATTGATGGTGGTAAAGGGCTTGCAGGAGTTTTTGAAAAGGATAGTACATATTTCAATCCTTTCATTCCATTAATGTTAGGAGGAGATAGATAA
- the kal gene encoding 3-aminobutyryl-CoA ammonia lyase gives MKSLIRLRMSSHDAHYGGNLVDGARMLQLFGDVATELLIQLDGDEGLFKAYDNVEFMAPVFAGDYIEAEGEIVNVGNSSRKMVFEARKVIVPRPDISDSAADVLAEPIVVCRATGTCVTPKDKQRPKPSSKI, from the coding sequence ATGAAATCTTTAATCAGATTGAGAATGAGTTCTCATGATGCACATTATGGAGGAAATTTAGTTGATGGTGCTAGGATGTTACAATTATTTGGAGATGTAGCAACTGAGCTTTTAATCCAATTAGATGGAGATGAAGGATTATTTAAGGCTTATGATAATGTAGAATTTATGGCACCAGTTTTTGCAGGAGATTATATTGAAGCTGAAGGTGAAATTGTAAATGTAGGAAATAGCTCAAGAAAAATGGTGTTTGAAGCAAGAAAAGTAATAGTTCCAAGACCAGATATTTCTGATTCAGCTGCTGATGTTTTAGCAGAACCAATAGTTGTATGTAGAGCAACTGGAACTTGTGTAACACCAAAAGACAAACAAAGACCTAAGCCATCTTCAAAAATCTAA
- the kdd gene encoding L-erythro-3,5-diaminohexanoate dehydrogenase — MKKGCKYGTHRVIEPAGVLPQPAKKISNDMEIFSNEILIDVIALNIDSASFTQIEEEAGHDVEKIKAKIKEIVAEKGKMQNPVTGSGGMLIGTVEKIGDDLVGKTDLKVGDKIATLVSLSLTPLRIDEIKDIKPEIDRVEIKGKAVLFESGIYAVLPKDMSETLALAALDVAGAPAQVAKLVKPCQSVAILGSAGKSGMLCAYEAVKRVGPTGKVIGVVRNEKEKALLQRVSDKVRVVIADATKPMDVLHAVLEANDGKEVDVAINCVNVANTEMSTILPVKDFGIAYFFSMATSFTKAALGAEGVGKDITMIVGNGYTVDHAAITLEELRESAVLREIFNEIYL, encoded by the coding sequence ATGAAAAAAGGTTGTAAATACGGAACACATAGAGTTATAGAACCAGCTGGAGTTTTACCACAACCAGCAAAAAAAATATCAAATGATATGGAAATATTTTCAAATGAAATTTTAATAGATGTTATAGCACTTAATATAGATTCAGCATCTTTTACTCAAATAGAAGAAGAAGCTGGACATGATGTGGAAAAAATAAAAGCTAAAATTAAAGAAATAGTTGCAGAAAAAGGTAAAATGCAAAACCCTGTAACTGGTTCTGGTGGAATGTTAATAGGAACAGTTGAAAAAATTGGTGATGACTTAGTTGGAAAAACTGATTTAAAAGTTGGGGATAAAATAGCAACTCTTGTTTCTCTTTCATTAACTCCACTAAGAATTGATGAAATAAAAGATATTAAACCTGAAATAGATAGAGTTGAAATAAAAGGTAAAGCAGTTCTGTTTGAAAGTGGAATTTATGCAGTTTTACCAAAAGATATGTCAGAAACTCTTGCATTGGCAGCACTTGATGTTGCAGGAGCACCTGCACAAGTTGCAAAACTTGTAAAACCTTGCCAATCTGTTGCAATTTTAGGTTCAGCAGGAAAATCTGGAATGCTTTGTGCTTATGAAGCAGTTAAAAGAGTAGGGCCTACTGGAAAAGTTATAGGTGTTGTAAGAAATGAAAAAGAAAAGGCATTACTTCAAAGAGTAAGTGATAAAGTAAGAGTAGTTATAGCTGATGCAACAAAACCTATGGATGTTTTACATGCTGTTTTAGAAGCCAATGATGGTAAAGAAGTAGATGTTGCTATAAACTGTGTAAATGTTGCTAATACTGAAATGTCTACAATACTTCCTGTAAAAGATTTTGGTATAGCTTATTTCTTCTCAATGGCAACTTCATTTACAAAAGCTGCATTAGGAGCAGAAGGAGTAGGAAAAGATATAACTATGATAGTTGGAAATGGTTATACTGTTGACCATGCTGCAATAACTTTAGAAGAATTAAGAGAAAGTGCAGTATTAAGAGAAATATTTAATGAAATATATTTATAA
- a CDS encoding MutS-related protein yields MKFIDENSLNRLNFKELLSRIDMYSGYGKNKLNNLSNFLVGEENKLEEEFERMEKIYNLISNDKKEMLKLEMILYKFDNIRKTVENAINNIVLDTVDLFELKVQLMAMIELNLLLNKNRDVFSDFILEDIGELFNALDPNNEKIATFYIYESYSVILKEIRRQKKEVENKLFNETDYEIIQKLKNERLSILVDEEREEFKIRRNLTALVKEFSSIFLNNTEKIGNLDFVLGKVRFAKEYNGIRPVVSKKKEIILEDAINLEVKEVLEAKNKKYTPISIKLNAGTTMITGANMGGKSVALKTIAENVLLFQMGFFVFAKYANIPLLDFIFFVSDDMQDISKGLSTFGAEIIKLKEINSYVKNGTGLIVFDEFARGTNPKEGQKFVRALAKYLNEKSSISIITTHFDSVVENNMKHYQVVGLKNLDFENLKNRLKANNSLELIQDNMDFTLEESIETEVPKDALNIAKLIGLDDEISEMIYKEYEWEEQ; encoded by the coding sequence ATGAAATTTATTGATGAAAATAGTTTAAATAGATTAAATTTTAAAGAATTATTATCAAGAATTGATATGTATTCAGGTTATGGAAAAAATAAGCTAAATAATTTAAGTAATTTTTTAGTAGGTGAGGAAAACAAATTAGAAGAAGAATTCGAAAGAATGGAAAAAATTTATAATCTTATTTCTAATGATAAAAAAGAAATGTTAAAGTTAGAGATGATATTATATAAATTTGATAATATAAGAAAAACAGTAGAAAATGCAATAAATAATATTGTTTTAGACACAGTTGATTTGTTTGAGCTAAAAGTACAACTTATGGCTATGATAGAGTTAAATCTGCTTTTAAATAAAAATAGAGATGTATTTTCTGATTTTATATTAGAAGATATAGGAGAATTATTTAATGCTTTAGATCCTAACAATGAAAAAATCGCTACTTTTTATATTTATGAATCTTATTCTGTGATTTTAAAAGAAATTCGTAGACAGAAAAAAGAAGTTGAAAATAAATTATTCAATGAAACAGATTATGAAATAATTCAAAAATTAAAAAATGAAAGATTATCCATATTAGTTGATGAAGAAAGAGAAGAGTTTAAAATAAGAAGAAATTTAACTGCTCTTGTTAAGGAATTTTCATCAATCTTTTTAAATAATACTGAAAAGATTGGAAATTTGGATTTTGTATTAGGGAAAGTTAGATTTGCAAAAGAATATAATGGTATAAGACCAGTGGTATCTAAAAAGAAAGAAATAATCTTAGAAGATGCTATAAATTTAGAGGTAAAAGAAGTTTTAGAAGCTAAAAATAAAAAATATACTCCTATCAGTATAAAGTTAAATGCAGGAACAACTATGATAACTGGTGCTAATATGGGTGGAAAAAGTGTAGCATTAAAGACAATAGCAGAAAATGTATTGCTTTTTCAAATGGGATTTTTTGTTTTTGCAAAATATGCAAATATACCTCTTTTAGACTTTATCTTTTTTGTGTCAGACGATATGCAAGATATTTCAAAAGGACTTAGTACATTTGGAGCAGAGATAATAAAATTAAAAGAAATAAATTCTTATGTGAAAAATGGAACAGGACTTATAGTTTTTGATGAATTTGCAAGAGGGACAAACCCCAAAGAAGGACAAAAATTTGTGAGGGCCTTAGCAAAATATTTGAATGAAAAATCTAGTATATCAATTATAACTACCCACTTTGATTCTGTTGTTGAAAATAATATGAAACATTATCAAGTGGTAGGTTTAAAGAATTTAGACTTTGAAAATCTAAAAAATAGATTGAAAGCTAATAATTCTTTGGAATTAATTCAAGATAATATGGATTTTACTTTAGAAGAAAGTATAGAAACAGAAGTGCCAAAAGATGCTTTAAATATAGCAAAATTAATTGGCTTAGATGATGAAATTTCTGAAATGATTTATAAAGAGTATGAATGGGAGGAACAATAA
- the rpiB gene encoding ribose 5-phosphate isomerase B, which translates to MKIALGADHGGYELKEKIKQHLAKKEGIEVIDFGTNSTESVDYPKYGHLVAKSVVDKEVDFGILVCGTGIGISIAANKIKGIRAANCTNTTMAKLTREHNDANILALGARIVGDVLALGIVDEFLSASFEGGRHQKRIDQIEVEECNLF; encoded by the coding sequence ATGAAGATAGCTTTAGGTGCAGATCATGGTGGTTATGAGTTAAAAGAAAAAATAAAACAACATTTAGCTAAAAAAGAAGGAATAGAAGTAATTGACTTTGGAACTAATAGCACAGAAAGTGTTGATTATCCAAAATATGGACATTTAGTAGCTAAAAGTGTTGTAGATAAAGAGGTTGATTTTGGAATTTTAGTTTGTGGAACAGGTATAGGTATTTCTATTGCAGCTAATAAGATAAAAGGAATAAGAGCTGCAAACTGTACAAATACAACTATGGCAAAATTGACAAGAGAACATAATGATGCAAATATTTTAGCTTTAGGAGCTAGAATAGTTGGAGATGTTCTAGCATTAGGTATTGTTGATGAATTTTTATCTGCTTCTTTTGAAGGTGGAAGACATCAAAAAAGAATTGATCAAATAGAAGTAGAAGAATGTAATTTATTTTAA
- the kamA gene encoding L-lysine 2,3-aminomutase: MNTVNTRKKFFPKVTDEEWNDWTWQVKNRLESVEDLKKYVDLSEEETEGVVRTLETLRMAITPYYFSLIDLNSDRCPIRKQAIPTIQEIHQSDADLLDPLHEDEDSPVPGLTHRYPDRVLLLITDMCSMYCRHCTRRRFAGSSDDAMPMDRIDKAIEYIAKTPQVRDVLLSGGDALLVSDKKLESIIQKLRAIPHVEIIRIGSRTPVVLPQRITPELCNMLKKYHPIWLNTHFNHPQEVTPEAKKACEMLADAGVPLGNQTVLLRGINDSVPVMKRLVHDLVMMRVRPYYIYQCDLSMGLEHFRTPVSKGIEIIEGLRGHTSGYAVPTFVVDAPGGGGKTPVMPQYVISQSPHRVVLRNFEGVITTYTEPENYTHEPCYDEEKFEKMYEISGVYMLDEGLKMSLEPSHLARHERNKKRAEAEGKK, translated from the coding sequence ATGAATACAGTTAATACTAGAAAAAAATTTTTTCCAAAAGTAACTGATGAAGAATGGAATGATTGGACATGGCAAGTAAAAAACAGACTTGAAAGTGTTGAAGATTTAAAAAAATATGTTGATTTAAGTGAAGAAGAAACAGAAGGGGTTGTAAGAACTCTTGAAACTTTGAGAATGGCAATCACTCCGTATTACTTCTCGTTGATAGATTTGAATAGTGATAGATGCCCAATAAGAAAGCAAGCTATCCCTACTATACAAGAAATACATCAATCTGATGCTGACTTGTTAGACCCTCTACATGAAGATGAGGACTCTCCAGTACCAGGATTAACTCATAGATATCCAGATAGAGTTTTACTTCTAATAACAGACATGTGCTCTATGTATTGTAGACACTGTACTCGTAGAAGATTTGCTGGTTCGAGTGATGATGCTATGCCTATGGATAGAATTGATAAAGCAATAGAATATATTGCAAAAACTCCACAAGTAAGAGATGTATTGTTATCAGGAGGAGATGCACTTCTAGTTTCTGATAAAAAATTAGAAAGCATAATCCAAAAATTAAGAGCAATACCTCATGTTGAAATAATAAGAATAGGAAGTAGAACACCAGTTGTTTTACCTCAAAGAATTACTCCTGAATTATGTAATATGTTAAAGAAATATCACCCAATTTGGTTGAATACTCACTTTAACCATCCTCAAGAAGTAACACCAGAAGCTAAAAAAGCTTGTGAAATGTTGGCAGATGCAGGAGTTCCATTAGGAAACCAAACTGTATTATTAAGAGGAATAAATGATAGTGTACCTGTAATGAAAAGATTAGTGCATGACTTAGTAATGATGAGAGTAAGACCTTATTATATCTATCAATGTGACTTATCTATGGGACTTGAACACTTTAGAACACCAGTTTCAAAAGGTATAGAAATTATTGAAGGATTGAGAGGACATACATCTGGATATGCAGTACCAACATTTGTTGTTGATGCACCTGGTGGAGGAGGAAAAACTCCAGTAATGCCTCAATATGTAATTTCTCAATCTCCTCATAGAGTAGTTTTAAGAAACTTTGAAGGAGTTATAACAACTTATACAGAACCAGAAAATTATACACATGAACCTTGTTATGATGAAGAAAAATTTGAAAAAATGTATGAAATAAGTGGAGTTTATATGCTAGATGAAGGATTAAAAATGTCACTAGAACCTAGCCACTTAGCAAGACATGAAAGAAATAAAAAGAGAGCAGAAGCTGAAGGGAAAAAATAA